A region of Nakaseomyces glabratus chromosome M, complete sequence DNA encodes the following proteins:
- the ATM1 gene encoding ATP-binding cassette Fe/S cluster precursor transporter ATM1 (CAGL0M13739g~Ortholog(s) have ATPase activity, coupled to transmembrane movement of substances activity, role in cellular iron ion homeostasis and mitochondrial inner membrane localization), which yields MLIGGAQNRLYQLRTSNILGLLRTRSALRVGSKVELRCPYNNWTNLGRSHFSSTSIPPTFKSKTFGREKGLLAHNINVKRLSSTVSKSKLPNEDTAHNASEKNSKKTDTKAVNISELKILKDLFKYIWPRGNTKVKVRVLLALALLIGAKVLNVQVPFFFKQIIDGMNVDWSDATVALPAALGLTIMCYGLARFGAVLFGELRNAIFARVAQNAIRNVSLQTFEHLMKLDLGWHLSRQTGGLTRAMDRGTKGISYVLSAMVFHIIPITFEISVVCGILTYQFGASFAGITFTTMLLYSIFTIRTTAWRTRFRKEANKADNKGASVALDSLINFEAVKYFNNESYLANKYHNSLIKYRDSQVKVAQSLAFLNSGQSLIFTTALTGMMYMGCTGVIGGDLTVGDLVLINQLVFQLSVPLNFLGSVYRELKQSLIDMESLFKLRKNQVKIQNCSQPKSISKSDGPFEIKFENVTFGYDGQRKILKNASFTIPAGMKTAIAGPSGSGKSTVLKLVFRFYDPEEGRVLVNGVDVREYDIDQLRKAIGVVPQDTPLFNDTIWENVKFGRIEASDEEITRVIDKAQLSDLIAKLPQGSSTIVGERGLMISGGEKQRLAIARVLLKDADIMFFDEATSALDTHTEQSLLRTIRRNFNSGEKTSVYIAHRLRTIADADKIIVLEEGTVREEGTHQELLARENSLYKELWRIQEDLDLLEDEINHEKETLEKLNKSI from the coding sequence ATGCTTATAGGTGGTGCACAAAATCGTTTGTATCAGCTCAGAACATCCAATATACTGGGTCTTTTAAGGACTAGAAGTGCCCTACGAGTCGGAAGTAAAGTTGAACTTAGATGTCCTTACAACAACTGGACGAACCTGGGTAGGAGCCATTTCTCTAGCACCAGTATACCTCCCACATTTAAAAGCAAGACATTTGGTAGAGAAAAGGGATTATTAGCTCATAATATAAATGTGAAACGATTATCTTCTACTGTAAGCAAATCGAAGTTACCAAACGAGGATACTGCTCATAATGCTTCTGAAAAGAATAGTAAAAAGACTGACACTAAAGCTGTGAACATTTCTgaattgaagatattgaaggACTTgttcaaatatatatggCCAAGAGGCAACACTAAGGTGAAAGTGCGTGTGCTATTGGCGTTGGCTTTGCTAATTGGAGCTAAAGTATTGAATGTACAGGTaccatttttcttcaaacaGATTATAGATGGAATGAACGTGGATTGGTCAGATGCAACTGTTGCTTTACCAGCGGCTCTAGGACTTACAATTATGTGCTATGGTTTGGCAAGATTTGGAGCAGTTCTTTTCGGTGAGTTGCGTAATGCAATCTTTGCTAGAGTGGCACAGAATGCTATAAGGAATGTATCTTTACAAACTTTTGAACATTTGATGAAACTTGACTTAGGCTGGCATTTGAGTAGGCAAACGGGTGGTTTAACTCGTGCCATGGATAGAGGTACTAAAGGTATTTCTTATGTTCTGAGTGCTATGGTTTTCCACATCATTCCAATTACCTTTGAAATATCAGTTGTATGTGGTATTCTGACCTATCAATTCGGTGCTTCATTTGCAGGAATCACCTTTACGACTATGTTATTGTATTCAATTTTCACTATCAGAACCACGGCCTGGAGGACGAGATTTAGAAAAGAGGCTAATAAAGCTGATAACAAAGGTGCTAGTGTAGCTCTTGATTCCTTAATCAATTTTGAAGCTGTAAAATACTTTAACAACGAAAGTTATTTGGCAAACAAGTATCACAACTCTTTGATAAAGTACAGAGACTCACAGGTTAAAGTTGCACAATCACTAGCATTTTTAAATTCAGGACAAAGCTTAATTTTCACAACAGCCCTAACCGGAATGATGTATATGGGTTGTACAGGTGTCATAGGAGGTGACTTAACCGTTGGTGATTTAGTCCTGATTAATCAATTAGTTTTCCAATTATCTGTACCTCTGAACTTCTTGGGTAGTGTATACAGAGAGTTGAAACAATCATTGATAGATATGGAATCCCTATTTAAGTTGAGGAAGAATCAAGTTAAAATTCAGAACTGCTCTCAACCAAAAAGTATAAGCAAGAGTGATGGCCCTTTTGAgattaaatttgaaaatgtgACTTTTGGCTACGATggtcaaagaaaaattttaaagaaTGCCTCTTTCACAATACCAGCTGGTATGAAGACTGCCATTGCTGGCCCATCTGGTAGCGGTAAATCGACCGTCTTAAAATTGGTATTTAGGTTCTACGACCCCGAGGAAGGGCGTGTTTTGGTCAACGGTGTTGATGTCAGAGAATATGATATAGATCAACTGAGAAAAGCCATTGGTGTGGTTCCCCAAGATACACCTTTGTTCAATGATACCATCTGGGAGAATGTTAAATTTGGCCGTATTGAAGCTTCCGATGAAGAGATTACCAGGGTTATAGATAAGGCTCAACTATCTGATCTAATTGCGAAATTACCACAGGGCTCAAGCACCATTGTCGGTGAGCGTGGTTTAATGATCAGCGGTGGGGAGAAGCAAAGACTTGCGATTGCTCGTGTATTATTGAAGGATGCTGATATAATGTTTTTCGATGAGGCAACAAGTGCACTAGATACTCACACAGAACAATCATTATTAAGAACTATCAGAAGAAACTTCAACAGTGGCGAGAAGACTAGTGTTTATATAGCACATAGACTACGGACCATCGCTGATGCTGATAAGATTATTGTGCTAGAAGAAGGCACAGTACGTGAAGAAGGTACCCACCAAGAACTGCTTGCCAGAGAAAACTCTCTATACAAAGAGCTCTGGCGTATCCAAGAAGACCTAGATCTCCTGGAAGATGAAATCAATCATGAAAAGGAAACACTAGAAAAGCTAAACAAGTCTATCTAA